From Desulfovibrio inopinatus DSM 10711, the proteins below share one genomic window:
- the speD gene encoding adenosylmethionine decarboxylase — protein sequence MNTCPTGIHCILEISGCPFTLLDNETFVKDSIEQASQTALSTLLSLTSHKFEPQGVTALGLLAESHISIHTWPEQGYAAVDIFTCGETANPQKACKFLVKSFQAKKHTLLVVPRGQNQSQATSPMDAPQRAMETGRAGNAS from the coding sequence TTGAACACCTGCCCGACTGGAATCCATTGTATCCTCGAAATTTCTGGATGTCCTTTCACACTGCTCGATAACGAAACCTTCGTTAAAGACTCCATTGAGCAAGCATCCCAAACGGCCTTGTCCACCTTACTATCTCTGACAAGCCACAAGTTTGAACCACAGGGCGTTACCGCGCTCGGACTCCTCGCTGAATCACATATTTCCATCCATACCTGGCCCGAACAAGGGTATGCCGCCGTTGATATTTTCACCTGTGGTGAGACGGCCAATCCGCAAAAAGCCTGTAAATTTCTTGTGAAGTCCTTTCAGGCGAAAAAGCATACGTTGCTTGTCGTGCCCCGTGGTCAAAATCAGAGTCAAGCGACATCCCCGATGGATGCACCACAACGCGCTATGGAGACCGGACGTGCCGGAAATGCCTCTTGA
- a CDS encoding spermidine synthase, with amino-acid sequence MPLDADLWLTEYFTAYDGYTHGITDILAHRRTAFQDMMIVKTGVYGLALVLDGKWQCSQADEALYHEPLVHVPCLLHQAPRSVLILGGGDGCAAREALKWPGMETVVMVDIDGDVVAACREHLAPMHQGAFDDPRFHLVVDDAFNYLKQTDIAFDIVISDLSDPIEDGPSAHLFTQETFALCQNVLSKNGVFVIQAGTLGPSELSIHARIVNTVQHVFPHATHYASSVPTWAAPIGFALGSQQPIVWPEASVVDALLGQLRPEPVVLDSIGLLHVLHQPKHIRQAIAAETTVYTHAAPPKDFGRGLLGE; translated from the coding sequence ATGCCTCTTGATGCTGATCTCTGGTTGACCGAATACTTTACCGCCTACGACGGGTATACGCACGGCATTACCGATATCTTGGCGCACCGCCGGACCGCCTTTCAGGATATGATGATCGTCAAAACCGGCGTATATGGTCTTGCCTTGGTGCTTGACGGGAAGTGGCAGTGTTCACAGGCTGATGAAGCGCTGTACCATGAACCCCTTGTCCATGTTCCCTGCCTTTTGCATCAAGCCCCCCGGTCTGTGCTGATTTTGGGGGGGGGAGACGGATGTGCTGCGCGGGAAGCCTTGAAATGGCCCGGCATGGAAACCGTCGTCATGGTCGATATCGACGGGGATGTTGTTGCGGCGTGTCGGGAGCACTTGGCTCCAATGCATCAGGGAGCGTTTGACGATCCCCGGTTTCATCTTGTTGTCGATGACGCCTTTAACTATCTCAAGCAGACTGATATCGCGTTTGACATTGTCATTTCCGATCTCTCCGACCCTATCGAGGATGGTCCCTCGGCCCATTTGTTCACACAAGAGACGTTTGCGCTGTGTCAAAACGTGTTGTCGAAAAATGGTGTGTTTGTCATTCAGGCGGGTACCCTTGGTCCCTCCGAGCTTTCCATCCATGCACGTATCGTGAATACGGTTCAACATGTGTTTCCGCATGCGACACACTATGCTTCAAGTGTCCCGACTTGGGCTGCACCCATCGGGTTTGCCTTGGGAAGTCAGCAGCCTATAGTCTGGCCTGAGGCATCCGTCGTCGATGCGCTGTTGGGACAACTTCGTCCGGAACCGGTCGTGTTGGACAGCATCGGTCTGTTGCATGTACTTCATCAGCCCAAGCATATTCGCCAGGCCATTGCGGCCGAAACCACCGTGTATACCCATGCCGCACCACCTAAGGATTTTGGACGGGGTCTATTGGGAGAATAA
- the tssI gene encoding type VI secretion system Vgr family protein codes for MSDTASARAAFSLEGFEPSRFAVVEYNGRDAVSEPYRFSITLTTHELVPEGTPVVTRRASLEFGPASRRTVYNGLTRSFSLVGNPRPGLFVYRAELVPAFDFLRQTRNNQVFLDKTLPEIIRSILKQQQIHQYELRVSGEYPVMEYVCQYNESHFDFLCRWMQRRGMYYYFEQRYGNDVVVITDDRSFHQPCCDQPLRYQPPSGLEDIHDRGSTVSAFIAQHNAVPEQVLLRDYNYRTPHVQLEAPAPVSENGAGTHYIYGDSFQTQDEGTALARIRAQAFSCREVDFRGEGFASCLRAGMTFSLRGHFQPERDTEYFVTTVNHFGARPDADALLGENAAVIGKSVYRNTFSAIAGNVQYRDHCTTAKPAFRGVLTAFVDAASSGQYAELDELGRYKVRLPFEEADKPGGRASCWIRLAQPYAGVNYGMHFPLLKGTEVLLDFVDDDIDRPVILSAVPNTELGNVVKDTNQPVGAIKTAGGNILSMSDLKGKQYVGLSSPQSGSTIFLGETPAGPGVGIGSDGFLDLNSYTQTDSSILRTTWTVAKTSTLGFDTAYNLYKSTYNLASTIDWSWGSKLEMQRDGLCVLTKEYNSLADKQVIAGGQSAMVKTLQTTTHNWLKIVAAISLFGFGTSMASKMVTWLDKPEPTLDTVAEYSGYATGIADLLVSTIAVGGALSKLTKAVPALQVVATSRFELDDDGIMGKVNIANNPGAELKLAVGPVVVDTVTFTMDSTSATTKVKPSMGTIALSNTEAKLGYPTSQITVTPADMKYELSGTAIISAGATTTEMTNVPGTGSVKITPMSTTVQNNVSTTISSNGRLILAGDGSVDIQADIGLITIG; via the coding sequence ATGTCCGATACTGCATCAGCCAGAGCGGCTTTTTCACTGGAAGGCTTTGAGCCATCACGGTTTGCTGTCGTTGAATATAACGGCCGCGATGCCGTCAGTGAGCCGTATCGATTCTCCATCACCCTGACGACACACGAACTTGTTCCCGAAGGTACACCGGTGGTGACGCGGCGGGCCAGTCTGGAATTCGGGCCGGCAAGCCGGAGGACTGTGTATAATGGTTTGACGCGTTCCTTCAGTCTGGTCGGCAATCCGCGCCCCGGGCTGTTTGTGTATCGTGCTGAACTTGTTCCTGCATTCGATTTCTTGCGACAAACACGCAATAACCAAGTCTTTTTGGATAAAACGCTGCCGGAAATCATCCGCAGCATTCTCAAGCAGCAGCAAATCCATCAATATGAACTTCGGGTTTCGGGTGAATACCCGGTGATGGAGTATGTCTGTCAGTACAATGAGTCGCATTTTGATTTTTTATGTCGTTGGATGCAGCGTCGGGGAATGTATTATTACTTTGAACAACGCTACGGCAACGACGTGGTTGTCATCACGGACGACCGGAGCTTTCACCAACCCTGTTGCGACCAGCCATTGCGATATCAGCCTCCGAGCGGGTTGGAAGATATCCATGATCGAGGCTCCACCGTTTCGGCGTTCATAGCGCAACACAATGCTGTTCCCGAACAGGTGCTCCTGCGAGACTACAATTATCGAACTCCACATGTGCAACTTGAAGCTCCTGCTCCGGTTTCGGAAAATGGTGCTGGCACACATTATATTTATGGCGACTCATTCCAAACACAGGACGAAGGCACGGCCCTTGCCCGGATACGGGCTCAGGCATTTTCTTGTCGGGAAGTCGATTTTCGTGGCGAAGGATTTGCTTCGTGCTTACGTGCCGGGATGACGTTCAGCCTGCGCGGACATTTTCAACCTGAGCGGGATACCGAATATTTCGTCACCACGGTGAATCACTTCGGCGCACGGCCTGATGCAGATGCTTTGTTGGGAGAGAATGCGGCGGTGATTGGAAAATCCGTCTATCGCAATACGTTTTCCGCCATTGCGGGAAATGTTCAGTATCGCGACCATTGTACCACAGCCAAGCCGGCCTTTCGTGGAGTTCTGACGGCATTTGTCGATGCGGCTTCAAGTGGGCAATATGCTGAACTCGACGAACTGGGGCGCTATAAAGTGCGGTTGCCATTCGAAGAAGCCGATAAGCCGGGGGGCCGTGCATCGTGCTGGATTCGATTGGCCCAGCCCTATGCCGGTGTGAATTACGGTATGCACTTTCCTTTGCTTAAGGGAACGGAAGTCCTGCTTGATTTTGTTGACGACGACATTGATAGGCCCGTGATTCTTTCGGCCGTGCCCAATACCGAACTTGGGAATGTTGTCAAAGATACGAATCAGCCTGTTGGCGCCATCAAGACGGCTGGCGGCAATATTCTTTCCATGAGTGATCTCAAAGGAAAGCAATATGTCGGGCTGTCATCACCACAAAGTGGATCAACGATCTTTCTCGGTGAAACTCCGGCAGGGCCAGGAGTCGGTATCGGGTCGGATGGGTTTCTTGACCTGAACAGCTACACCCAAACGGATTCTTCGATTTTACGGACAACATGGACGGTCGCGAAGACATCAACTCTTGGGTTTGATACCGCGTATAATTTGTACAAAAGCACGTACAATCTTGCGAGCACGATTGATTGGAGTTGGGGCAGCAAACTGGAAATGCAGCGTGATGGGCTCTGTGTCTTGACCAAAGAATACAACTCATTGGCGGACAAACAAGTAATTGCCGGTGGCCAATCGGCCATGGTGAAAACGCTGCAAACAACGACGCACAACTGGCTCAAAATTGTCGCGGCGATAAGTCTTTTTGGATTTGGCACATCCATGGCCTCGAAAATGGTGACCTGGTTGGATAAACCCGAACCGACGTTGGACACGGTAGCAGAGTATTCTGGTTATGCTACGGGGATTGCTGATTTACTGGTGAGTACGATTGCCGTTGGTGGCGCGTTATCCAAACTGACCAAAGCGGTGCCAGCGTTACAAGTGGTTGCGACGTCGCGCTTCGAGCTTGATGACGATGGCATAATGGGAAAAGTCAATATCGCCAATAATCCCGGCGCGGAATTGAAACTCGCCGTTGGCCCTGTCGTTGTTGATACGGTGACGTTTACCATGGACTCAACCAGTGCGACGACAAAGGTTAAACCCTCCATGGGGACGATTGCATTAAGTAATACGGAGGCTAAACTTGGATATCCGACAAGCCAAATTACGGTGACACCGGCTGATATGAAGTATGAGCTGAGTGGTACTGCAATTATCAGTGCAGGGGCAACAACAACGGAAATGACTAATGTTCCCGGAACGGGTTCGGTCAAAATTACTCCCATGAGTACGACGGTGCAAAACAATGTCAGTACCACGATTTCGTCAAACGGACGATTGATTCTCGCCGGTGATGGCAGTGTCGACATTCAGGCCGATATCGGTCTTATCACGATCGGATAA
- a CDS encoding DUF2169 family type VI secretion system accessory protein, whose amino-acid sequence MRITKPDTVTLVHKRVDYLERTRCIVCAFIGFPLDDHKEGLLSEPDIWQCIADNISDDIFDEGFPKPSAEFFVYGACFPKPGMRAMETAVRVGDLEKRLEVYGVRGFDGSGIDDPETLDSTPLTWALAYGGPDFPDNPLGLGRISDADGVVTVPQMSYPGMPYERPDKPVRPAGFTAVPAHWPLRRQYMGTVDERGLWDEYPLFPSDTDTHYFLRAPEDQRLTGFFRGDEVVSIEGMHPDFPLLSGRLPGFRLRLFLERAPGVELHEVESSADSLWLFPRAKLGVLRYCGMAVVTSNASDPAGLLVGLESLDDPVHPAEHYRVIPPTPVAEAASVTEETPPAATAAVEESSEHLEIPGLLAVEQLVTELSHKVKAFEDKAPMRFDEAVARRGEILQAVNPEHREYFKSILDDPFTETVSESTKSDDGLERLQSLQDGVSAAVQDALDKSGYTEARLADAEAAMSGQIDEMLGMETQPDDPFSALSTALDGIIEKHGDLEIQMKDAVSGLHTTLTDAKPELAELFSEAVAGDDLISGETMHLSEIKTQAEALRASLAGIAGMTVATASSEAPHTGATAESDDRQPLDFRGLDLSGKDFTGQGLQGALFCDAILEETRFDEANLTGADFSRAVLHRARFHKANLQKTRFDKVHASAAVFTLVKMEGGRAEKADFSETDWSGADLRSTCFESTCFDQATMTGMIATKSLFLKSTFRRAMMRDVVFEGADLTRVDASGADMTGASLVRTRGTGLRLGKVIADRLDATEATLPGCRVDPGASLRHAIFRKADLRGAQWRGAVLHGADLRQTQLDKAGLGLADLHQAKLHDAVARKADLSQANLQEAGLAGVNLFKGSLRQANMGQADARGANFYGVDFTGANILGTNFQDCLTGKSLLDVEMEHDT is encoded by the coding sequence ATGCGTATCACCAAACCTGACACCGTCACGCTTGTCCATAAGCGTGTGGACTATCTGGAGCGCACCCGGTGTATTGTGTGTGCGTTCATCGGTTTCCCTTTGGATGATCATAAAGAAGGGCTTTTGTCCGAGCCCGACATTTGGCAGTGCATTGCCGACAATATCTCCGACGATATCTTCGACGAAGGGTTTCCCAAACCCTCGGCAGAGTTCTTTGTATACGGAGCCTGTTTTCCCAAGCCGGGAATGCGCGCCATGGAAACGGCTGTGCGTGTCGGAGATTTGGAAAAGCGTCTTGAAGTGTATGGGGTACGTGGATTTGACGGGTCGGGCATTGATGACCCTGAAACACTTGATTCCACACCACTGACATGGGCGCTTGCCTATGGTGGACCGGATTTTCCGGACAACCCTCTCGGTCTGGGACGTATTTCGGATGCCGATGGCGTGGTGACTGTGCCACAGATGAGTTATCCCGGTATGCCCTATGAGCGGCCCGATAAACCGGTTCGTCCCGCGGGGTTCACGGCGGTTCCCGCACACTGGCCCCTGCGGCGGCAGTATATGGGGACGGTGGATGAACGTGGCCTGTGGGATGAATACCCGTTGTTTCCGTCGGATACGGATACACATTATTTTTTGCGAGCTCCCGAAGATCAACGTCTGACCGGGTTTTTCCGCGGAGATGAAGTTGTTTCCATTGAAGGAATGCATCCCGATTTTCCGCTTCTTTCCGGTCGGCTTCCTGGTTTTCGGCTTCGTTTGTTTTTGGAGCGAGCGCCTGGGGTGGAATTGCATGAAGTCGAATCTTCGGCTGATAGTCTCTGGCTGTTTCCTCGCGCCAAACTGGGTGTCCTGCGATATTGCGGCATGGCCGTTGTGACGTCGAATGCGAGCGATCCGGCTGGGCTTCTTGTCGGTTTGGAATCTCTTGATGATCCTGTGCATCCTGCCGAGCATTATCGAGTCATTCCCCCCACGCCGGTTGCTGAGGCCGCGTCAGTCACCGAGGAGACGCCTCCTGCCGCAACGGCAGCCGTGGAGGAATCCTCCGAACACCTTGAAATTCCTGGACTGCTTGCAGTTGAGCAGCTTGTTACAGAGCTTTCTCATAAAGTCAAAGCGTTCGAAGACAAGGCTCCCATGCGTTTTGATGAAGCGGTGGCGCGGCGTGGCGAAATTTTGCAGGCTGTCAATCCTGAACATCGCGAGTATTTCAAATCGATTTTGGACGATCCTTTTACGGAAACGGTCAGCGAATCGACGAAATCGGATGATGGGTTGGAGCGCTTGCAATCATTGCAAGACGGAGTCAGCGCTGCGGTCCAGGATGCGTTGGACAAATCCGGTTATACTGAAGCCCGTCTTGCCGACGCGGAAGCGGCGATGTCTGGTCAGATCGATGAAATGCTTGGTATGGAGACTCAGCCCGACGATCCCTTCTCGGCGCTTTCGACCGCGCTTGACGGGATTATCGAGAAACATGGCGATCTGGAAATCCAGATGAAGGATGCTGTTTCCGGGCTTCACACAACGCTGACCGATGCCAAGCCCGAACTGGCCGAACTCTTTTCCGAAGCGGTTGCCGGTGACGATCTCATCTCGGGAGAGACCATGCACTTGAGTGAGATCAAAACCCAGGCGGAAGCATTACGTGCATCTTTGGCGGGGATTGCCGGCATGACTGTAGCAACAGCCTCATCGGAAGCCCCTCACACCGGAGCCACAGCAGAATCGGACGATCGACAACCGCTTGATTTTCGTGGCCTTGATCTTTCGGGCAAGGATTTTACCGGGCAAGGTCTTCAGGGTGCGCTCTTCTGTGACGCCATTTTAGAAGAAACCCGGTTCGATGAGGCCAATTTGACGGGCGCTGATTTTTCTCGCGCCGTGCTGCACCGGGCGCGTTTCCATAAAGCGAATTTGCAGAAGACTCGTTTTGACAAGGTGCATGCCTCGGCAGCGGTCTTTACTCTGGTGAAAATGGAAGGCGGACGAGCAGAGAAGGCCGACTTTTCCGAAACCGACTGGAGTGGCGCCGATCTTCGATCGACCTGTTTCGAGTCAACTTGCTTTGATCAAGCAACGATGACCGGGATGATTGCAACCAAGAGTCTGTTTCTCAAAAGCACATTTCGTCGTGCCATGATGCGTGATGTCGTTTTTGAGGGCGCGGATCTCACGCGTGTTGATGCGTCGGGAGCCGATATGACCGGGGCTTCACTCGTTCGGACGCGAGGGACAGGCTTACGTCTTGGCAAGGTCATCGCCGATAGGCTTGATGCCACCGAAGCCACATTGCCCGGTTGCCGGGTCGATCCCGGTGCGAGTCTGCGTCATGCTATATTTCGCAAGGCCGATTTGCGTGGAGCGCAGTGGCGGGGGGCCGTATTGCATGGTGCGGATTTGCGACAGACACAACTCGATAAAGCGGGCTTGGGGCTCGCCGATTTGCATCAGGCCAAGCTGCACGACGCCGTTGCACGAAAGGCGGATTTGAGCCAGGCGAATTTGCAGGAAGCCGGTCTTGCCGGCGTGAATCTGTTCAAAGGGTCGTTGCGCCAAGCCAATATGGGACAGGCCGACGCACGCGGTGCAAATTTCTATGGCGTCGATTTCACGGGGGCCAATATTCTGGGCACGAATTTTCAAGACTGTCTCACCGGAAAAAGCTTGCTCGATGTGGAGATGGAACATGACACGTGA
- a CDS encoding pentapeptide repeat-containing protein, translating into MTRDELLATAASGQSISEIDFSNFNGAGLDVSGVVFEACQFDGADFHDATLDNVMFFKCSLRGIHMEHALCRQVQFIQCHLEKGHFVAADLTRASLTDCDVSQASCSDAIFHRASLCRVKLEKTDFSRADFSHAVAPDTDFTTARLDGANLVKAFFRKSRFGAMVFSSCTLRSTMFDGADLVGADFTSANINNVDFSRANLTQARFHHATGHAVRFIDVEAPHADFRQAELPKANFSHAHLAHADFRSARLSSSLLCDANLIEARCNRAHLQYADCSRSDLRGAVCAGANLSFANLHRVQADPETFNGAQLTNARPTDEALRRAETFVTAGYAEAVYP; encoded by the coding sequence ATGACACGTGACGAATTGCTTGCCACGGCCGCTTCGGGGCAATCCATATCCGAGATTGATTTTTCCAACTTCAATGGAGCCGGCCTTGATGTGTCTGGCGTTGTGTTTGAGGCATGCCAGTTTGATGGTGCGGATTTCCATGACGCCACGCTGGATAACGTCATGTTTTTCAAGTGTTCTCTTCGCGGAATTCATATGGAACATGCCTTGTGCCGGCAGGTGCAGTTCATACAGTGTCATCTTGAAAAAGGGCACTTTGTAGCTGCCGATCTGACGCGAGCGAGTTTGACCGATTGTGATGTATCCCAAGCGTCTTGTTCGGATGCCATCTTCCATAGAGCATCATTGTGCCGTGTGAAGCTCGAAAAAACGGATTTTTCGCGAGCAGATTTCTCGCACGCTGTTGCGCCGGACACCGATTTTACGACTGCTCGCCTTGATGGGGCCAATTTAGTGAAAGCGTTTTTTCGGAAAAGTCGCTTCGGGGCGATGGTCTTTTCATCGTGTACTCTGCGATCGACCATGTTTGATGGAGCGGATTTGGTCGGAGCCGACTTTACTTCTGCGAACATCAATAATGTCGACTTTTCCCGAGCCAACCTGACGCAAGCACGGTTTCATCACGCGACGGGGCACGCCGTACGGTTTATCGATGTCGAGGCACCGCATGCCGATTTTCGTCAGGCGGAGCTACCGAAAGCCAATTTCAGCCACGCCCACCTCGCGCACGCCGACTTTCGTTCTGCACGCCTCTCATCGTCGCTGCTGTGTGACGCGAATCTCATTGAGGCACGCTGCAATCGGGCGCACTTGCAGTATGCCGATTGCAGCCGGAGTGATCTTCGGGGAGCGGTGTGTGCCGGAGCGAACTTATCTTTTGCCAATCTGCATCGTGTTCAGGCCGATCCGGAAACATTCAACGGCGCCCAACTTACCAATGCCAGACCAACCGACGAGGCGTTGCGGCGCGCTGAAACGTTCGTCACCGCAGGCTATGCCGAGGCGGTTTATCCCTAA
- a CDS encoding DUF3540 domain-containing protein produces the protein MSHAVMTDEMTGCLLHGQIRVRREDQYVVELMDGRAVNAVRGAGCLLEPEAQDTALVYLGPDGARYIVSILEKHGQTSRLSAPGKLVVGHDEACLRLDGPVARLEADESVQLISHTVRTNAVSTVIDAVRARLSCHQFEIAAQKATAGIGQVRTVIASLVSRLRSSHRHVDGPDTHHARTMRLSTDTQFILNAESARMQSEKDMTIDGESIHLG, from the coding sequence ATGTCACACGCCGTTATGACCGACGAGATGACCGGGTGCTTACTTCACGGTCAGATTCGTGTTCGCCGTGAAGATCAGTATGTTGTTGAATTGATGGATGGACGCGCCGTCAACGCGGTGCGTGGAGCCGGGTGTCTGCTTGAACCGGAAGCGCAAGATACGGCGTTGGTATATCTCGGGCCGGATGGCGCTCGATATATTGTGTCGATTTTAGAAAAACACGGGCAAACATCTCGTCTTTCCGCCCCGGGCAAACTTGTTGTGGGACACGACGAAGCGTGTTTGCGTCTGGATGGTCCTGTGGCCAGGCTGGAAGCCGATGAATCGGTGCAGTTGATATCTCACACCGTAAGAACGAATGCCGTTTCCACGGTTATCGATGCGGTCCGGGCACGGTTGTCCTGTCACCAATTCGAAATAGCGGCCCAAAAAGCCACAGCCGGTATCGGACAGGTTCGTACCGTCATTGCCTCACTTGTTTCCCGATTACGGTCTAGTCATCGCCATGTTGATGGACCGGATACCCACCACGCACGGACAATGCGTTTATCAACGGACACACAATTCATCCTCAATGCTGAATCGGCCCGGATGCAATCGGAAAAAGATATGACGATCGATGGAGAATCCATTCATCTTGGGTAA
- a CDS encoding YcaO-like family protein, producing the protein MTQCMQSSQNAYANHKDCSPTETIATIRALLRKVGFGTKCPLCELWRSPGDGCYSVRIWDPDYPLIGANGKGISKVYALASAYAEFIERLQCMVSSLFGRLGNIYSRKTVFHDEVMCSLDELLHDIPDILSQIVETPSSLPVDSFPCLPFWDVRKGKTTILPYYLILMNTHSTGMSAGNTPEESVCQGVCEIMERYAARQVGEGNLHPPTIPLSELPLESTGLKQLLKTLHEKGLDVVVKDCTIDGAIPVLAVIVIDRANDRFNLRFGSDPVFDVALQRCITELYQGHNELPHSYSYSYWKEQRMPLNDYFSNVHSSLSFLLNDVPSTRFREAFTASGQSNAAYLAFVLEKIHALGCSVYVRDFSFLGFPSHYVYIQGMSATSPLTTEECHFYLLELREALGLLFQLARGKTTDVCRLAEIFSRKIRSEKLFSSLLFQNLSNYFSRLPVVRWVEPRCFLAFIFIEAGLLDDAITVLTEVRSPGSGPPEAELWPLLLDYCRLASEGQADDGILARLQERYGDGTYGQRLHHLVNRHYAGFYLNANADDSGSPFSSLPMPQCETVFSCRNCKMNTSCLLSKFLTIRSALHKTYTPIDQMQLGDMVSSASLNRR; encoded by the coding sequence ATGACACAATGTATGCAGTCTTCTCAAAATGCATATGCTAATCATAAAGATTGTTCTCCGACTGAAACCATTGCAACCATACGAGCGCTTTTACGTAAGGTTGGATTCGGTACGAAGTGCCCTCTGTGTGAACTTTGGCGTTCACCGGGAGACGGCTGCTATTCCGTACGCATTTGGGATCCTGACTATCCGTTGATTGGAGCCAATGGAAAGGGCATCTCCAAGGTGTATGCGCTGGCGAGCGCGTATGCGGAGTTTATTGAACGATTGCAGTGTATGGTGTCTTCTCTGTTTGGTCGTTTGGGGAATATATATTCTCGAAAGACCGTTTTTCATGATGAAGTGATGTGTTCTTTGGATGAGCTTTTGCACGATATCCCGGATATTTTGTCTCAAATCGTGGAAACTCCGTCCTCTCTGCCTGTCGATTCGTTTCCGTGTTTACCGTTTTGGGATGTACGCAAAGGGAAAACGACAATTCTTCCGTATTATTTGATTCTGATGAATACACATTCCACTGGCATGAGTGCCGGAAATACGCCCGAAGAATCGGTATGTCAGGGTGTATGCGAGATCATGGAACGCTATGCGGCTCGGCAGGTGGGGGAAGGTAATCTTCATCCTCCAACAATTCCCCTGTCGGAATTGCCTCTTGAATCTACGGGATTGAAACAACTGCTGAAAACGCTTCATGAAAAAGGGCTTGATGTCGTGGTCAAGGATTGCACCATAGATGGGGCAATTCCCGTACTGGCCGTTATCGTTATCGATCGTGCCAATGATCGTTTCAATCTGCGTTTTGGTTCGGACCCCGTGTTTGATGTGGCTCTGCAACGATGTATTACCGAATTGTATCAGGGACATAACGAGTTGCCGCATTCGTATTCGTATTCGTATTGGAAGGAACAGCGAATGCCGCTCAACGATTATTTCAGTAATGTCCATTCAAGCTTGAGCTTTCTTCTGAACGATGTGCCGTCTACGCGTTTTCGAGAGGCGTTTACCGCTTCGGGGCAATCCAACGCGGCCTATCTCGCATTTGTTCTTGAGAAGATTCATGCTCTAGGATGTTCTGTCTATGTCCGTGATTTTTCTTTTCTCGGATTTCCAAGCCACTATGTGTATATACAGGGAATGTCCGCGACTTCTCCGCTCACGACGGAGGAATGTCATTTTTACTTGCTTGAGCTTCGTGAGGCTCTCGGTCTTCTGTTTCAATTGGCTCGAGGGAAGACCACGGACGTGTGTCGTCTTGCCGAGATTTTTTCCCGGAAAATCCGCAGTGAAAAACTCTTTTCGTCACTTCTTTTCCAAAATTTGTCGAATTACTTTTCCCGGTTACCGGTCGTGAGATGGGTAGAACCACGATGTTTCTTGGCGTTCATTTTTATTGAGGCCGGACTCTTGGATGACGCGATCACCGTTCTGACGGAGGTGCGCTCCCCGGGATCTGGTCCGCCGGAAGCAGAACTGTGGCCTCTTCTGCTCGATTATTGCCGTCTTGCCTCCGAGGGACAAGCCGATGACGGGATTCTTGCTCGCCTGCAAGAACGGTATGGAGACGGGACATATGGTCAACGCCTGCATCATCTCGTCAATCGGCATTACGCCGGTTTTTACCTCAACGCGAACGCTGATGATTCGGGAAGTCCATTCAGCTCGTTGCCCATGCCGCAATGCGAGACGGTGTTCTCTTGTCGGAACTGCAAAATGAACACGAGTTGTCTGTTATCGAAGTTTTTGACGATACGAAGCGCGTTGCACAAGACATATACGCCGATTGATCAAATGCAGTTGGGCGATATGGTGTCTTCAGCCTCTCTCAATAGAAGATGA
- a CDS encoding NHLP leader peptide family RiPP precursor yields MAGMTERQKQWETIVAKAWEDEDYKQRLLRDPVSVFEEEGIEIPEGFSMNVVEAKEKEMVFVLPLRPEGEDVITDVSERLAASSMSSMWFSAAAG; encoded by the coding sequence ATGGCAGGCATGACAGAGAGACAAAAACAATGGGAAACCATCGTCGCAAAAGCATGGGAAGATGAAGACTACAAACAACGTTTGTTACGCGATCCCGTGTCCGTGTTCGAAGAAGAAGGAATTGAGATTCCTGAGGGTTTTTCTATGAATGTTGTGGAAGCGAAAGAGAAAGAAATGGTGTTTGTCCTTCCTCTGAGGCCAGAGGGTGAAGACGTCATCACCGATGTCTCGGAACGATTAGCGGCGTCGAGCATGAGTAGTATGTGGTTTTCTGCTGCGGCTGGTTAA
- a CDS encoding NHLP leader peptide family RiPP precursor, with amino-acid sequence MTDMAEKQKQWETIVAKAWEDEDYKRQLLSDPVSVFTQEGVEIPDGASVNVVEGKENEVLFFLPPKPSGERVITDVSERLAASSLIYVSSVIG; translated from the coding sequence ATGACAGACATGGCTGAAAAACAAAAGCAATGGGAAACCATCGTTGCAAAAGCATGGGAAGATGAAGACTACAAGAGGCAGTTGTTAAGCGATCCGGTATCGGTGTTTACACAAGAAGGGGTGGAAATTCCAGATGGTGCCTCTGTGAACGTGGTGGAAGGGAAAGAGAATGAAGTGCTCTTTTTTCTTCCTCCAAAACCATCGGGTGAAAGAGTCATAACTGATGTTTCGGAACGGTTAGCAGCATCAAGTTTGATATACGTCTCCTCAGTGATAGGATAG